A window of Eucalyptus grandis isolate ANBG69807.140 chromosome 4, ASM1654582v1, whole genome shotgun sequence genomic DNA:
gctGCGATTCAGTGGGACAAAAGATGATCAGATGTAGCCACTATGAAAATGCCGAAGATTGGCTGAAATAGAACTGGTAAATACCTAATCCTATGGACAGGGGAAGCCGTTGAATCCAAATCCTTTTCAATTCACTCAAAACCTTGGCAACCACCATTTGCACCAGCTCTCCTTCATGCCTCCCCCACACATACATGTAAAAACAAAGTCAGGCTTACAGTTGGATGCCCACCTTTCCCCAAATTCTGCAATTCCGGATCGGTCATTCGCATCCAAACGCACAGAGGTTCAGATCCGGAATTGGGACGGATATAGATTCTTAGAttggtaaataaataaaaacatacaTACCCATCAGCAGTGCTCTGTGATATCCACCCTCTAATCCTCGCTACAGAAGTCAGCGCTTCCTGCCATTTTAGCACTTCTTCTGAGCTGCACTTcatctcatcatcaaagtcACCGCGTCGGCGACCCAAATCAACAACAGCCACATTATAGAATACAGGGAGGACCAATTTGTCATCCCTTCTGCGGCAATCCATGATGGCGGCGAGCTCCTCCAGGCACCATGTACTACTCGCATACCCTCGGGAGATGATGGGTATCGCGATTTTACATCTACTGATGGCCCAGACAAGCTGCTCCCTGCCTTTCTCCTTGCGGACCGGGAGCGCGCAATCGCTGCGTGACACGCGGACCCCAGAATCCAGCAGCCTCTTGTAGAGGTGATAGACGAAGCCAGTGCGATCGTCTGCGCCcctgaaactcaagaacacgtcGTAGCGGGTTGGTAGggcttccattttcttctcccttctctTCTTTGTTCTCCTAACTTTCCCTTTCTCCGTTCCGACACAAGGGTGcggtttttatcttttttatggcACGAAAACTTACCCTTTTcaattcttaccttttaccaacaaaaaaaaaaacttacccttttcttttcttttggggtttgtgtcaaagtctactTGACCCGAGGCTTGCCATAATGTGACTCGTGGTTTTaattttctgtttaaaaataaatcaacacCGGCAAAAGCAACTCTTGAGAGCGCAAATCAACTTGcatgagataattttctttatgtaaATACAAAGTCATAGCTATTGAAGTAAAAATGTGACCAACTTTCGCTTATTATTTATAAGTTGCAAGCTCAGTTTAGGTAAAGTAAAAGTCATTAATGAATTAAATAGTCGATAACTCGGAGATCGATAATTTTACCAATAAGATCATTAATAGCAAACTATGCAAGGATAATCAATCAAAGTTTTCGTTAATCTAATGTTTAAATAAGTCATCAATGAATCACCGACTAAGCAATTTCCACCGAATATTGCAGATCTTGCTAAGTATTGAAGCCATATCACTCGTCAATGCGCCAAATGTTTATCGATGGATCAATTGAGGATTAAGATTAAGATGGCGGATTGATAGGAGCACATGATTGCTAGCATGCAACATAATCTTGGGTTGGAATATAAAAGCCATGTTGTCATCTTTGCAAAAACTCTCTGGACAATCGGCCCGTTTAATACCTGATCTTTGCAAATTTACTTTTCCCGTCCCATTTACCCGACTTTGATTGAACCGGCAGTTTTTATTATCATCAAAGTTTAGACCCCTCAGAAAAACCCAGGAAGAACCGCCTTGAGAATGTCTGCCTCCTTTACAGCACCCTCAATCCGTCTACGAATTTATGCACTTCGGATTGAGATTGAAGAATTGGGCCCTATTTGCTATTCAAAATCCGAGTGGAAATAGGAGGGTGTTGGGCCTCCCGTCAAAAAAGTTGGAAACTTTGTGGTAAAAGCAGGTCCAAAGAAGATATCTTTTGGCGAGGAATGCAAAGCACGGTCTTTTAATTACGGGAACCTAACGATCATACATATATGTGAAACGACATTTCTGTAAAGAAATACATATAACTTTGCAATACGTAGTCAAGGAAAGTAGATCAAGCAGAGAAAACAGATagacaacaaaagaaaaccctTCTCAGAGAAGAGATTGACACGGACAAACGAACAAAAGAGATCCATGAAAGCAAGCAGAGCAAGCTAATTCTAATGTGGCCGCAAGTCCGTCTCAAGTTATCGGATATtccaaaaagaataaagaaatcagACTTGGCTGCCTGTCAGGCATCATTCCATGCTATAGAAATTGCCATATGGGAGAAATCAAAAGGCAGCAAGACCAACCTTCAGCAAGTTAGAAAGAAAGAATACCAGATCTTTCCAATCATTTAAGCTGTAATTTGCTTAAATGTTCCTAGGGATGGGCAAAATGGTAATTGTGCTGGGTTCTAGAGTTCTCTTGGGATAAATACCAGTAGTTGGTAGGCCGGGAGATATAATCTTATCCGCTAAATCGAATATGGATCAATGGTTGTAATGAGATGGCTACTATTATAAGAAGGGGTGTCCTCCCTTCATTGTCATCATTCAAGCCatttgttcatttctctttcagAGCTTCTCTCTAAAATTCTCTCTCTATAATCCACTTACAACTGTAAGTCGAATAGTCACCTTAGT
This region includes:
- the LOC104441207 gene encoding uncharacterized protein LOC104441207; amino-acid sequence: MEALPTRYDVFLSFRGADDRTGFVYHLYKRLLDSGVRVSRSDCALPVRKEKGREQLVWAISRCKIAIPIISRGYASSTWCLEELAAIMDCRRRDDKLVLPVFYNVAVVDLGRRRGDFDDEMKCSSEEVLKWQEALTSVARIRGWISQSTADGHEGELVQMVVAKVLSELKRIWIQRLPLSIGLAYLFFSERKRRETKCQVFLAFRGPDTQYNLAHYLYVSLMASGIGVFNHDDPSLIGKDFSNEISNAIDRCEISIPILSSNYSSSPWCLEELARMVDCKRTKGQMILPIFYKVDPSHVRDLSHCFEESILPHKELVDGSTYDRWKRALKEIGSLEGWVSEKVANGHEEVLVKQVVEEVSRLLNNP